Genomic window (Psychromonas sp. L1A2):
CCCTGTCTTATAATCTCCAGCACCATAAACCAAGCGTTTAATACGGGCATGAACGATTGCTCCTGCACACATAGGGCAAGGCTCTAATGTCACATACAAAGTACAGTCAGTAAGACGATAATTTTGCAAAGCTTTACCAGCCTTGCCTATCGCTATAATTTCCGCATGAGCACAGGCATTGTGATCTAAAATAGAGAGGTTCCAGCCTTCACCAACAATTTGGTTATCTTTAACTAATACAGCACCAACAGGAATTTCTCCTACTGCTTCTGCTTTATCAGCCAATGATAACGCATGTAACATCCAATCCTGATCTGTGTAATCATCTGTTTTTACTGCTTCAGTACTTTGTTCATTCATAATGTAATTCATAGACTTTGTTCATATATAGTTCATATATATAGTTCATATACGTAGTTCATATACGTAGTTCATATACGTAGTTCATATACGTAGTTCATATACGTAGTTCATATACGTAGTTCATATACGTAGTTCATATACGTAGTTCATATACGTAGTTCATATACGTAGTTCATATACGTAGTTCATATACGTAGTTCATATACGTAGTTCATATACGTAGTTCATATACGTAGTTCATATACGTAGTTCATATACGTAGTTCATATACGTAGTTCATATACGTAGTTCATATACGTAGTTCATATACGTAGTTCATATACGTAGTTCATTTTATATTCTGTATATATCGTATGCTTAGATAACATAACTTGAAAATATATTCCTTATAAAATAAATGAATAATATAACGAGGTTAATTCAACGCCATACATTAAATATACCCAACCAGCGATGGCTAAATATGGGCCGAATGGCAAAGGTCTGCTTTGCTTGTCTTTTGATGCTAAAAGTACTGCAATGCCAATAATGGCACCAGCAAATGAAGATAAAATAATAATTAACGGCAGCGCTTGCCATCCAAACCAAGCACCTAATGCAGCCAGTAATTTAAAATCACCGTACCCCATGCCCTCTTTGCCCGTTAATAATTTAAAAGCCCAATAGATAGACCACAACGTTAGATAACCAAAAGCAGCACCTAAAACAGCATCTTGTAAACCAATAAATGTACCTGACATATTAATTAACAAACCCAACCATATTAATGGCAAAGTTAGTTGATCAGGTAATAACATCGTATCAAAATCAATAAAGGTTAAACTAATTAATACCCAAGTAAAAATTAATGCATATAAAACAGGCCAACCAAAAGGAATAATGTAAGCAACGGCTAATGACATTAAACCTGTCAGCAGTTCTATACTCGGATAACGGACAGGTATTTTACAATCGCAATGCTTACAACGACCTTTTTGTAGCAACCAGCTTACCAATGGAATATTTTCCAGTGAGCCAATTAAATGGCTACACTTAGGACAACGAGACCGAGGTAATACTAAATTAAAAGTAGATTGTTCGACCTTGATATTGGCATCAGGGAAGCATTCAGCACACTCAGCTTCCCAACTTCTTTGCATCATTACAGGTAAACGATAAATCACAACATTTAAAAATGAACCAACCAATAAGCCTAAAACTAAAATCAGACCAAAATAGAAAGATGGAACTTGCTCCATCAACATGATCACTTCATTCATAATTGCCTTTACTTTTTAATGAGTTACTTGGGTTAATTGTTTTTATTAATAATATGGATTAACTTACTGTAGGTGCACAAATTTCGTCATCTACAAAAAAGTAAGCAATCTCACGAGCAGCAGACTCAGGACTATCTGAACCATGAACCGCATTGTAACGAGTTGATTCTGCAAAATCTGCACGGATAGTACCAGGTGCGGCTTGAGTGGGATCCGTTTTACCAATTAACTCACGGTAAGCTGGAATAATATTTTCACCTTGCAACACTAAAAGCATGGTCGGTCCAGACGTCATGAATTCTACAAGTGGTTCATAAAACTCTCTGCCTTCATGCTCTGCATAAAAACCTTCAGCTTGCTCTCTTGTTAACTGCATCATTTTTGCAGCAACAATAGTAAACTTTGCACTTTCAAAACGTTGTAAAATAGTACCTGTAAGTTGTTTACTAACAGCATCGGGTTTAATCATGGAAAGTGTTCTTTCTAATGGCATAATAGCTCCTTAAATCAAATTAATTGTAAGTGCAATATACCCCGTATAGATAGTAGCTATCAATAACAACATAACTACAGGGGAAGTTAATATCACATTTAATTAATATAGGTGAGTATTTATCGAACAGAGAGATGCTTTCCAATAAAAATACTTAAGGACATTCATCATCAAACGTTACCTTTCCTCATCACGATTAAAAAAGAGCATTGTATTTAGCATTTTATTATTTATCACATTAATACTTTTATCTCGCTTTTTGCCAAAAAGTCCATCAAAGATGACCTTGATAGATCAGCAACAAAGTCATTACTTTTCAACTTGCCCTGCATTAGCAAATATTCAAATAACACAAACGACGGATTCTCTTTCTAGCCCTTTTTCATTATTAAACTGGAATATTTATAAACAACAAAATCCACAATGGTCTACAAAATTAAATGAATGGGCTTCTCAAGCTGACTTAATTACATTACAAGAAGCAAAATATGATCAAGCGTTGATCGACTTTAGTCAGCAACAACAACTTACTTATTTTCAAAATATCGCTTTTAACTATAAAAATGATAGTTATGGTGTGAGTACATCTAGTCGAGTACAGGCTTCACAGGCTTGCGGTACTCGATACCCAGAACCTTGGACGATGGTCCCTAAAACAGGTATTGCTACTATTTATCCAATTGCTGATACAGTACTTGAAAGTTCATCGAGCATCAGTTCAAAAGAGTCATTATTATTAATCAATTTACATGGGGTAAACTTCACCTTCACTGCAGAACCATTAAAAGCACAAGTCAGCCCTTATTTACAACTAATTAAGCAACATAAAGGGCCTATTCTGATTAGTGGTGACTTTAATACTTGGAGTGAAGATCGAACAACGGAAATCATCGATACGTTGGTAAACGAAGGTTTTAATGAAACACAATTCACTAAAGACAAACGTCTGATCGTATTCGGTCTTCCCTTGGATCATGTATTTTATCGAGGATTAACGCTGATTAAAGCACAAAGCATTTCCACCATTGCCTCAGACCATAGCCCACAATTAGTCACCTTTGCTTTACCAAAATAAAGATAAATATTGAAAAAATAATATTTGAAAGGTGAAGAACAGCAACAGAATCGCGCAGCGCTTAATTGGCAAGGCCTTTATAGCTTAAACAGTTGATTTTTTTAGAAGTATCTAGAGGACATTTGGAACGGTACACGAGACTAAAAAAAACATGACCCCAGCCCTTAATTGGCAAGGTCTTTATAACTTAGATAATTGAATTTATTTAGAAGTGTTGAGATGAAATTTGGAGCGGTACACGAGACTAAAAAAACACATGACCCCAGCCCTTAATTGGCAAGGTCTTGATAATTTAGATAATTGAATTTATTTAGAAGTGTTGAGATGAAATTTGGAGCGGTACACGAGACTAAAAAAACACATGACCCCAGCCCTTAATTGGCAAGGTCTTGATAATTTATATAATTGAATTTATTTAGAATTGTTGAGATGAAATTTGGAGCGGTACACGAGACTCGAACTCGTGACCCCGACCTTGGCAAGGTCGTGCTCTACCAACTGAGCTAGTACCGCTTCATAATTTAGTTTTATATATTAGCTTGGAGCGGTACACGAGACTCGAACTCGTGACCCCGACCTTGGCAAGGTCGTGCTCTACCAACTGAGCTAGTACCGCTTCATATAAAACTATTTGGAAAAATAAGTTACAAGGTATTTAACAAAATATCTTATAAAATTGGAGCGGTACACGAGACTCGAACTCGTGACCCCGACCTTGGCAAGGTCGTGCTCTACCAACTGAGCTAGTACCGCATCACATTTTCCTGCAACAAACTTTCTTATAAAGAAAAAAGGTACTTGGTAATACCTGTTCGTTACGAGGTGCGAATTATAGAGATGGCGTTAATGATTGCAAGCTTTTTTTAGCTATTTTAGTCTCAACAAAGCTTGTATGTAGAGTTTTTAAACAAATCCTAAAAAGCTTGCTCAAAAACCAACCTAATAGTTGAAAAAATGCTTTTGGTAATGCTGTAACTCTGAAATTGACTCTTTAATATCTTGTAAGGCTAAATGTGTCCCGGTTTTTTTATGAGCTTCAACCATTTCAGGCGCCCAACGACGACCTAATTCTTTTACTGTACTCACATCAATATTTCGGTAGTGGAAAAAAGCTTCTAACGTCGGCATATGTTTAACCATAAAACGACGATCTTGACCAATACTGTTTCCGCATAAAGGAGCTACTCCAGCAGGAACCCACTCTTGTAAAAATGCTAACGTTTCTTGTTCTGCTTGTTCGCAACTGATTTTACTTGCTTTTACTCGTGCTGTTAGCCCTGATTTACCGTGATGCTCTGTGCACCATTCATCCATCGCATTTAATGCAGCATCACTTTGATGAATAACAAACTGTGGGCCTTCAGCTAAAATATTTAAATCGCTATCCGTAACTATCGTTGCAATTTCAATAATTTTATCGCTATCAGGATTTAACCCTGTCATTTCTAAATCAATCCATACCAAATTATTTTTGTTCATTTTGATAACCGCCCTTTTCTATTGATGAATAGCTTAATTATGTGGAAAATATAGTATGATACGCCATTCAAATCGCCAGTGTAGCAAAGGAAGCCTGTGACTAAGAAGAAAAAACTCAGTAAAAACCAAATTCGTCGTGTTCAAAGCAATCACAATAAACGCTTAACACCTAAAAACGATAAACAATGGGATGAGTCTGAACTGGGTCCACAACTGGAAGGTTTAGTCGTAAGCCGATTTGGACAGCATGCTGATATTGAAGATCAAGAAGGCAAAGTAGAACGTTGTACTCTACGTCGTTCAATCCGCTCTCTCGTTACTGGTGACAGAGTAGTATGGCGAGCAGGTAAAGAATCACATCAGGGCATTAGCGGCGTTATCGAAGCGGTGCATCCGCGTAAAACGGTATTAACACGTCCAGATTATTATGATGGTATTAAACCAATTGCAGCTAATATCGACCACATTATCATTGTTAGCTCTATCGCACCTGAATTCTCCCGTAATATTATTGACCGCTACTTAGTGGCTTGCGAAGATATTGGCATCACGCCTATTATCGTTTTAAATAAGGTTGATTTACTAGATGATGAATCAGCAAAAATTATTGATAAAGAATTACAAAGCTACCGTGATATTGGCTATCACGTACTTTACAGTTCAATGCACGGTACAGGGTTAGATGCTTTAAAGTCAGTAATGAAAGACAAAATTAATATCTTTGTTGGTCAATCTGGCGTGGGTAAAACATCATTATTAAATATGTTATTACCAGAAGTAGAAGCCGTGACTGGCGAGATATCCGAAGGATCCGGTCTTGGTAAACATACAACGACAACGGCACGCTTATATCATTTCAGCGATGGAGGTGATTTAATCGACAGCCCAGGGATCCGAGAGTTTTCACTATGGCATTTAGAAGCAGAACGTATTGCCAGTGGATTTATAGAATTTAGAGAGTACTTAGGTAACTGTCGTTTTCGTGATTGTAAACATCAAGCAGATCCTGGGTGTGCACTAGTTGAAGCGGTTGAAAATGGGCATATAGACAACGCTCGATTTAAGAGTTTCTTGCGTATTTTAGAAACCATGGATGATGCCAAAAATGCACGTCACCGAGATCCTAATGTTTATTAAACATTAAGTTTAATGACTGTATTTAATGATATTAGTCGTTAGCGATATAAAATTAATTATGTGATAAAAGAATAACAATACTCACAACACTAACAATAGAGAGTTTTAAAATGAGCGGTAAACTAAAAATTATTGGCCAATATATTTTACCCAAACACTCGGTGACTTTCATCGCAGGTAAATTAGCTAATGCTAAAATGGGCAAATTTACGACTTTTTTAATTACTCAGTTTATTAAAAAGTTCAAAATAGATATGAGCGAAGCAAAATATTCAGAACCTTCTGACTTTGCCACTTTTAATGATTTCTTCACACGTGAATTAAAAGAAGATGTCCGTACAATTATTGAAGGCGATCAAAATCTAGCCACACCAGTAGATGGCTGTGTTAGTCAACAAGGTGATATTAAATCAGGTCGTATTTTTCAAGCAAAAGGACATGATTTTAGCCTACGAGAATTATTAGGCGGTCGTGATGATGTAGCTGCACCTTTTGATGATGGTATCTTTTCAACAGTTTATTTAGCACCTAAAGATTACCACCGTATTCATATGCCAATCACCGGTAAATTAGAACAGATGATCTTTATACCAGGTGACTTATTCTCAGTTAATCCATTAACGGCACAAAATGTTCCTAACTTATTTGCACGTAATGAACGTGCTGTTGCCATTTTCTCTACGGCAATCGGGCCAATGGCGATGGTTTTAGTGGGCGCTACGATTGTTGGTAGTATTGAAACTGTATGGGAAGGCACATTAAAAGCTCAAAAAAATAAAGAGCTTCAATACTGGGATTACCAAGACCAAGAGATCATCTTAGAAAAAGGGGCTGAAATGGGGCGCTTTAAACTAGGCAGTACTATTGTTGCTTTATTCCCTAAAGACAGTATTGAATTTAGTGAAGATCTAGCACCTTCAAGTGTAACGCGTTTAGGTGAGTTATTTGCAACAGTAAAGCAAACCGCTGAATAAAGAAATTAAGTAGAAAAACCAATAATAACAAGGGTTGTAATGTCAAACATATCGAGTGAACAATATTTAAAGAAAATCTTATTAGCACCAATTTATGAAGCGGCTATCGAGACTAAACTACAACCTTTAAATAAGCTATCTGCACGTCTAGATAATCACATATTATTAAAACGCGAAGATTTACAGCCAGTACATTCATTTAAATTACGCGGCGCTTACAATAAGTTATCAAGCCTGAGTGAACAGCAGAAAAAAAATGGTGTGATTGCCGCATCAGCAGGCAACCATGCTCAAGGTTTAGCATTATCTGCACAAAAAATGGGTGTCAAAGCAACCATCGTTATGCCTAAAACGACGCCAGATATTAAAGTGAGTTCTGTACGTAGTTTTGGTGCGACGGTTGTCTTAACAGGTGACTCTTTTGACGCAGCAAACGCTTATTCATTAGCCTTAGCAAAAGAGCACGGTTATACCTTGATCCACCCTTTTGATGATCCAGATATTATTGCAGGGCAAGGAACCGTAGGAAAAGAGCTTTTACAACAAGATGCTCACCTAGACAAAATATTTGTACCGGTAGGCGGCGGTGGTTTAGCAGCAGGTATCGCTGTTTATATCAAACAACTATTACCACACATTCAAGTGATTGCAGTAGAACCTGAAGATGCAGCTTGTTTAAAAGCAGCATTAGCTGCAGGTAAGCCAGTGACATTACCAAAAGTAGGTTTATTTGCAGATGGCGTGGCGGTAAAAACAATTGGCCAAGAAACATTCCGTTTATGCCAGCAATATATTGACGATGTTGTTACTGTGAGTAGTGATGAAATCTGTGCTGCAGTAAAGGATATTTTTGATGATACACGTGCTATTGCAGAGCCTGCAGGTGCATTATCACTAGCGGGCTTAAAGAAATACACTCAACAGCATCAAATAAAGGATCAACGTTTAGCGGCTATTTTAAGTGGTGCAAACGTTAACTTCCACGGCTTACGTTATGTATCAGAAAGATGTGAATTAGGCGAACATAACGAAAGTATTTTGGCTGTCACAATTCCAGAGCAACAAGGGGCATTTTTAGCGTTTTGTAATGAGCTTGATGGACGTGCAATCACAGAGTTTAATTATCGTTATAGCGATAGTAAACAAGCCAATATTTTTGTTGGCGTGAGAACACCACAAGGTATTGATGAACTAACAAGTTTAACTGATAAGCTAACTGTTGCAGGCTACTCTGTTACCGATTTAAGTCAAGATGAAACCGCTAAGCTACATGTGCGTTATATGGTGGGAGGTGTTCCTTCACAGCAGTTAACCGAGCGGTTATATAGTTTTGAATTTCCAGAGCATCCTAATGCATTGTTAAAATTTTTAAACCTATTGGGGATGCATGCCAACATTACTTTATTCCATTACCGAAATCACGGTGCTGCATATGGGCAAGTGTTAGCGGGGTTTGAAGTCGATGATTCACAAGTTGCAGAGTTTAGTGAACACTTAGATGCATTAGGCTATAACTATAAAGATGAAACGTTGAATCCTGCATATCGATACTTTTTGTCACATACAAATAACTAGTAAGCATATTATATGATGTACTTAATATCTTCATTGAAGTTAGCAAAAATTGTACATAAATTAACGCAAAACTTAACTTGGTTAGCAATGTTAGGATTGATGTTGTTACAAGCGACTATTACCTATGCTTTATTTATTTTAGCAGGGGAAGTAGAAATAATAACTCACCCAATTCAATTTTTTTATTACAACATGGTAGTTATTTCAACGGTTGGATTTGGCGACTTTAGCCCAGTAACTGACCTTGGAAAATTGGTTGTCGCCTTGTGGCAGATTCCATCAGGTTTAATTGTGTTTGCTACATTTATTGGTAAAGCAACTCAATTATTTATTGATATAGCGAGAAATAATATGAACGGTAATAATGACTTTTCAGACCTAACTGATCACATTCTTTTATTATGTTGGGATGAGTATTCTACCAAGCAAATTATACAATTAATTTTAGGGGATAAAAAACGTCAAAAGCGTCAAATATTACTTTGTGTTACTAAAGATATGAAAAATCCGTTACCTGAAATAGATGAACTATCATTTGTTAAATTAAGTACTTTTTCAGATAAAAAAGAGCTTGAACGAATTGCGTTACAAAAAGCAAAACGTATCATTATCGATGGACAATCAGATGATGAAACATTATCTATTGCACTCAGTATTGCTACATTTACAGATAAAAATGCCAATATTACCGCACATTTTTTTGATGAGACTAAAGCTCAATTATTAAAAATGCATTGCCCTAGTATAGAGTGCAGTATCGATAATAGTGCGCAGATGATGGTAAGAAGTATGCAAGATCCTGGATCAAGTCAAGTGACAGAAAGGCTACTTTCCACATTAAACGGCGCAACACTTTATAGCTTTTTAGTACCTGAACTGGAAAAAGAGATCAATTTTGGTCAATTGTTTGATGCTTTTAAGCATCGCTATAACATGATTTTATTAGGCTTTAGTAAGCATAAAAATGGTCAAGATATGCACTTAAATCCATCTGATGAAGAGATCATCGACAGCCATTATCATTTACATTATATTGCAAATGAACGTCTTGATGAAAATGATATTGATTGGAAGAGTATCGTTTAATAAACATTGAACTTGATTAGTACGAGGATAAAGGTATGTTTCCTCTCCATCAATTAAACTTATTCATTTTATGCTAGGAAGCAACAAACAATGAGTATCACCACAAGTATGCCTCAATCTAATTTTTTATCGTTATTAGATCCTATCATTCAAACTATGCCGACTTGGTTCCAAGAAGGTGGTGTAGTGATGTGGCCATTACTTTTAATCTCTTTTTTAATCACTGTTGTCGCTTTAGAGCGTTTATATTTCTGGGTTATCTATCATAGTCAGAAAGAACGTTTTTTATTACAAGAGTGCTTTGCTGCTTTATATAATAAACAAAAAACAGAAGCCTTATTAGTTTGTAAAAAATTAGAAACCCCCGCATTAAAAATGATTAGTGAAGGTATTTCGATGCTGCCTTTCCCCCCTAAAGAAAAAATGCTTTTAGATACAAAAAAACAAATAAATTTAGTTTCTAGAGGTCAATCTTTCTTACATAAAGCATTAATAGTGACGCCAATTCTAGGCATTTTAGGTACGCTAATAAACCTAATCAACGCTTTCAGTAGTATTGAACTTCAAGAAAGTGAGAACATCGGTGTTCTTCTTAAAACAATCACAGAGTCTCTAATTCCAATTGCGGCTAGTCTCATTATTTTGTTATTCATTTTGATACCTCAACAATTCTTTCGTACACAAATTTATAAAATAACACTACATTTAGAAAATGTACGTAGCCAGTTTGATCACATTTGTCTGCAAAAGAATTTAATCAGAAACAATTTTTCAGAAAATATGGGTACCATGGTAAAAAATGATGAGAACACTCTCGATGAAGAAAGAAAAGACTGTCATAGTAAATCGGTATCAGAACAAACACAGATGCCTTACCATTATGAGTTTTCAGAAGAAACAGGGGAAATAAATGTTTCTATTCATGAGCAAACAGAAGATATCAAACGGGTACCAACTTCATCAATTGCTGAAATGTACAACAATGAATTACTAACCGTTGAAAATACTGAATATGAGTCAACTATTGTTGAAAATGACCCAGTTCCAACCAAAATTGAGTCAACGCCTAAAGTGAACTTAAATAGTTAAATAGACAAATTTTTCGAACTAAATAGTAATACGTAGAGTAAAAATATATTATGAAAACTTCTTATCATTATTTTCCATTTATTGTTATAAGCCTATTATTACACTACTTATTTTTTTATTTTAATAGTGATACATCTTCAGAAAATTTTCCTATTACTCAAACTTACACTTCTATAAAAACAACTGACGAAATCATAGCACCTTCAAAATCAATACCAATGTCACTACCGCAACTCAATGCTATTCAATCAATATCAGTCGCAACATCAACACCACGACAGCAAACAACTCAAACAAAAAAAGTAACCTCAATAACATTGCCAGAAACCACTCAAACAGAAATTGTTAAACTATCAACATCATTACAACAAAGTACTAGCACAGAGCCAGTTGAGCCATCGATATCGCAAAAAAAAGTCACTCAAGCTGAAATAATAGTCCCATTAACAACGCAGCAGAAAATGGCTAAAACTGAAATAATGACATCATCAACAACGATCCAAGAAATAACTCAAACTAAAATAGTCACATCATCAAAACCACAAGAAATAACTCAAATAGAACAAGGTGAGTCATCGCTCTCATTACCTGAAGAAAATGAAATAGTTAAAATTGAAAAAGTCTTACCTGTAAAAAGCTATCAAGTGAATGTTAAGACACATACATCCAATGAAGTTGCCCTACTAAAAGAATATGTATTTGAACGAAACCTAGTAAACTTGCCAAAACTTGCAATATCAAAACCAAGTAAGAAAAACAAAGTTAAAAAAACCAGTATCAAAAACACTACTGCGAAATCAACTCGACCCGTGATTACCATGAAGAATAGTGAAATAACGGCTAAAACAAAAACAAATAAAACCAATCGACAAATGACAGTATTGGACACAAGAGACTTCAATAATAAAACGTCTACGGTAGCGCAATATAATTCTGCAACAACGGCGAAACGAATTTTCAAACCAAAGTCAGATATAACGAACACATCAATGGCAAAACAAGGTAACTTATTACCACAAGCAACGGCCGTATCAGGTAAGGCACCTTCTTATCCAAAACAAGCAGCCTTGCAACAACAAAAAGGCCAAGTCGTGGTGAATATGACTGTCTTACCAAGTGGTACAACTAAAGAAGCGGAAATCATTCAATCTAGCGGCCATGAAATGTTAGATAAAGCTGTATTAAACTTTATTACTCGTGAATTATTTATGCCATCATTAGAAGGTCAGGATAGAGTCCCGAGTAAACAATCATTTTTTTATAGTTTCGAATAAAAAACAAGATCAAAAAAAGCCAATCAGGTGATTGGCTTAGATAGTTATTATTTTATTAAGCTATAGCTTTATTAAGATATATTAACATTAATTGTTGTTTAAAGCATAAGTTGTCATTTAACAACTAAGAGAGGCCTTTAAATATGGGGGGAAGTATAATCATTCAA
Coding sequences:
- a CDS encoding energy transducer TonB — encoded protein: MSLPQLNAIQSISVATSTPRQQTTQTKKVTSITLPETTQTEIVKLSTSLQQSTSTEPVEPSISQKKVTQAEIIVPLTTQQKMAKTEIMTSSTTIQEITQTKIVTSSKPQEITQIEQGESSLSLPEENEIVKIEKVLPVKSYQVNVKTHTSNEVALLKEYVFERNLVNLPKLAISKPSKKNKVKKTSIKNTTAKSTRPVITMKNSEITAKTKTNKTNRQMTVLDTRDFNNKTSTVAQYNSATTAKRIFKPKSDITNTSMAKQGNLLPQATAVSGKAPSYPKQAALQQQKGQVVVNMTVLPSGTTKEAEIIQSSGHEMLDKAVLNFITRELFMPSLEGQDRVPSKQSFFYSFE